In the genome of Pseudomonadota bacterium, one region contains:
- a CDS encoding sulfite exporter TauE/SafE family protein, with the protein MPDHYLAAAGILLGAYFIRGITGFGSGLIAIPLLAHFLPLSFVVPMMLVLDLVASLALMGHARLQVHWNEIRDLMPPACAGMLIGAVLLVKLPREPLLIGLAVFVIFFGLRYLFNVHGERPVSRWWALPTGLSGGLIGAMFGTGGPPYVVYLTHRLHDKSRLRGTLSGLFMFEGALRLATFLFLGLFAQARMLEAILLALPLTGLGLLLGHRVHTGITRRQQLALIGVLLIVSGASLLWKVRVQ; encoded by the coding sequence ATGCCCGATCATTACCTCGCCGCCGCCGGCATCCTCCTGGGCGCCTACTTCATTCGCGGCATCACGGGCTTCGGCTCCGGCCTGATCGCCATCCCGCTGCTCGCCCATTTCCTGCCGCTGTCGTTCGTCGTACCGATGATGCTGGTGCTGGATCTCGTGGCCTCGCTCGCGCTCATGGGGCATGCACGGCTGCAGGTGCACTGGAACGAGATCCGCGACCTGATGCCCCCGGCGTGCGCCGGCATGCTGATCGGCGCGGTGCTGCTGGTCAAGTTGCCGCGCGAACCGCTGCTGATCGGACTGGCGGTGTTCGTGATTTTCTTCGGCCTGCGCTACCTGTTCAACGTCCACGGCGAGCGGCCGGTCAGCCGCTGGTGGGCGCTGCCGACGGGCCTGAGCGGCGGCCTCATCGGGGCGATGTTCGGCACCGGCGGTCCGCCGTACGTGGTCTACCTCACGCACCGGCTGCACGACAAATCGCGCCTGCGCGGCACGCTCTCGGGCCTGTTCATGTTCGAGGGCGCCCTGCGCCTGGCGACGTTCCTGTTCCTGGGCCTGTTCGCGCAGGCGCGCATGCTGGAGGCGATCCTGCTGGCGTTGCCGTTGACCGGGCTCGGACTGCTGCTGGGCCACCGGGTCCACACCGGCATCACGCGCCGTCAGCAACTCGCGCTCATCGGCGTACTCCTGATCGTCAGCGGCGCCTCGCTGCTGTGGAAGGTGCGGGTTCAGTAG
- a CDS encoding universal stress protein, with amino-acid sequence MKILYVLDDDPSGLHTLEHVVTEARQCLADLVLLDVIDTRPGGDTQLSKPQPSQQKNSLLRERLARLESFVLMNGCDAEALRARVLFGERTHEIARTAAEGDFDLVIKHPEPGTTDRLLTQHCPCPVLLCAAPSQLTADTILDALSPPLPRQDKAVA; translated from the coding sequence ATGAAAATACTTTACGTCCTGGACGACGACCCGAGCGGATTGCACACCCTCGAGCACGTCGTCACCGAGGCAAGACAATGCCTGGCTGATCTGGTATTGCTGGATGTGATCGATACCCGTCCTGGCGGTGACACCCAATTGAGCAAGCCGCAGCCCTCCCAGCAGAAGAATTCCCTGTTACGGGAACGGCTGGCACGGCTCGAGTCGTTCGTCCTGATGAACGGCTGCGATGCCGAAGCACTGCGCGCCCGCGTCCTGTTCGGCGAGCGTACCCACGAGATCGCCCGCACGGCCGCGGAAGGCGATTTCGACCTGGTGATCAAGCACCCGGAACCCGGAACGACGGACCGGTTGCTGACACAACATTGCCCCTGCCCGGTCCTGCTCTGTGCAGCGCCCTCGCAACTGACGGCAGACACCATCCTGGACGCACTCTCGCCCCCGTTACCGCGCCAGGACAAGGCGGTCGCCTGA
- a CDS encoding septal ring lytic transglycosylase RlpA family protein yields MASYYARKFQSRKTASGERLDNQAMTAAHRSLPFGTELMVRNLANGKTVRVRINDRGPFVRGRIIDLTRAAFARIASLDQGVAQVEIRVVH; encoded by the coding sequence ATGGCCTCCTATTACGCCCGGAAATTCCAGTCCCGGAAAACCGCCAGCGGCGAACGCCTGGACAACCAGGCCATGACAGCGGCGCACCGGAGCCTGCCATTCGGGACCGAGCTCATGGTGAGGAACCTCGCCAACGGCAAAACCGTCAGGGTCAGGATCAATGACAGGGGACCGTTCGTGCGCGGACGGATCATCGACCTGACCCGCGCCGCCTTTGCCCGCATCGCCAGCCTGGACCAGGGTGTCGCGCAAGTCGAAATCAGGGTGGTGCACTAG
- a CDS encoding transglycosylase SLT domain-containing protein, producing MTIANAFWIPALAMAATTLTASLEVAPDIPVPAFHLAHPSVLIPAFTHSLPDTTTSQAAAANGQPDDSTPEHAGAGDIWQRLRTGFVFTDQSHNAVRSHLETFRKHAWHFRQILQRGEPYLYYVLDRVEAHGLPAELALLPAIESAFDPFARSPAGASGIWQFMPETAAEYGLRRDWWFDGRRDIVAATEAALTYLSALHRRYNGDWLLALAAYNAGSARVDRLIRLNRDAGKPTDFWHLPLPAETRNYVPKLLAVCALIADPAAHRITLPALADDRFFTVVDTGGPLDLQVAARLSGTTLEELQRLNPALTRSVTPPGGAHRLLVPSASAQRFRERLAQLPDDQRVQSVEYRIRPGDTLSAIAVNSQTTVSHLRRLNQLDSTHIVAGRLLMVPVTVAGGDVSDV from the coding sequence ATGACAATAGCAAATGCGTTCTGGATCCCTGCGCTCGCCATGGCTGCGACGACACTGACCGCGAGCCTGGAAGTCGCGCCGGATATACCGGTGCCCGCTTTCCACCTTGCGCACCCGTCCGTCTTGATACCCGCCTTCACCCACTCACTGCCCGACACCACGACATCCCAGGCTGCCGCAGCAAATGGTCAGCCGGATGACTCCACACCCGAACACGCCGGCGCCGGCGACATCTGGCAGCGGCTGCGCACGGGATTCGTCTTCACGGATCAGTCCCACAACGCCGTGCGGTCGCATCTCGAGACGTTCCGCAAACACGCCTGGCACTTCCGGCAGATCCTGCAGCGCGGCGAGCCGTACCTCTACTACGTGCTCGACCGCGTCGAGGCGCATGGACTGCCGGCGGAACTCGCGCTGCTGCCGGCCATCGAGAGTGCCTTCGATCCCTTTGCGCGTTCGCCAGCGGGTGCCAGCGGTATCTGGCAGTTCATGCCCGAGACCGCCGCCGAATACGGCTTGCGTCGGGATTGGTGGTTCGACGGTCGCCGGGACATCGTCGCGGCCACCGAGGCCGCGCTGACATATCTGAGCGCGCTCCACCGGCGCTACAACGGCGACTGGCTGCTGGCCCTGGCCGCCTACAACGCCGGCAGCGCGCGGGTCGACCGGCTCATCCGCCTTAATCGCGACGCCGGCAAACCGACCGACTTCTGGCACCTGCCGCTGCCTGCGGAAACCCGCAACTACGTGCCGAAACTCCTCGCTGTCTGCGCGCTCATCGCCGACCCCGCGGCGCACCGGATCACGCTGCCCGCGTTGGCGGATGACCGCTTTTTCACTGTGGTCGACACCGGCGGCCCGCTCGATCTGCAGGTCGCCGCCCGGCTGAGCGGAACCACGCTGGAGGAACTGCAGCGTCTCAACCCGGCGCTCACCCGGTCGGTGACGCCGCCCGGCGGCGCGCACCGGCTGCTCGTGCCCAGCGCCAGTGCGCAGCGCTTCCGCGAACGGCTCGCGCAGTTGCCCGACGACCAGCGCGTGCAGTCGGTCGAGTACCGGATCCGTCCGGGCGACACCTTGAGCGCCATCGCTGTCAACAGCCAGACAACGGTTTCCCATCTGCGCAGGCTCAACCAGCTGGACAGCACGCACATCGTCGCGGGCAGACTGCTGATGGTGCCCGTGACGGTGGCGGGCGGGGATGTCAGCGACGTCTAG